One Dioscorea cayenensis subsp. rotundata cultivar TDr96_F1 chromosome 15, TDr96_F1_v2_PseudoChromosome.rev07_lg8_w22 25.fasta, whole genome shotgun sequence genomic region harbors:
- the LOC120276885 gene encoding uncharacterized protein LOC120276885: MEPGCRVVVLEDEAMACGKFPLVVVIEGAVWNRDAVQSGLLQCSMDLQILCKHIFVASEDLFIAIKRGNPQTLWRLDPLIANILNLLSAMNFPQLHIIPRSWMRAAFSLANLNTSKHDITLFH; this comes from the exons ATGGAACCAGGCTGTAGAGTGGTGGTGTTGGAGGATGAGGCTATGGCGTGTGGAAAGTTTCCGTTGGTAGTAGTGATTGAAGGAG CTGTTTGGAATCGCGATGCAGTGCAGTCAG GACTGCTGCAGTGTTCGATGGACTTACAAATCCTTTGCAAACATATTTTTGTGGCCAGTGAGGATCTCTTTATCGCTATTAAGCGCGGCAACCCGCAGACATTATGGAGATTGGACCCGTTGATTGCTAATATTCTGAACCTCTTGAGTGCGATGAATTTTCCTCAACTCCACATTATCCCTCGCTCATGGATGAGAGCTGCGTTCAGTTTGGCTAATCTTAATACTAGCAAACATGATATTACACTGTTTCATTAG
- the LOC120278222 gene encoding histone H1-like, with amino-acid sequence MATEEPTTGLATEAIADPAPDVTVPDVASADDVAGKPVKARKAKEPKAKKAAGPKKGPSHPPYLEMIGEAITTLKERTGSSQYAIGKFIEDKHKNKLPPNFAKLLLVRLRKLTASGKLTKVKNSYKIPSASKTPAAPAAAVAPAKLKSKPKPKPTVAKIKTAAKPKDKAKPKSVAAKPKSKPKPAAAAKPKPAAAKPKPKAAPAAKAAAKPKAAAKVTKPKPKARPAKAAKTSAKDTPSRKAVAKPASSKKAAAAPVAKKPKAVKPVAKSPVKKTPARKAKK; translated from the exons ATGGCGACCGAAGAGCCCACCACCGGCCTCGCCACGGAGGCAATAGCTGATCCGGCACCGGACGTGACTGTTCCAGACGTAGCCTCCGCCGACGATGTCGCCGGCAAGCCGGTGAAAGCAAGGAAAGCGAAGGAACCGAAGGCTAAGAAGGCTGCTGGTCCTAAGAAGGGTCCTAGCCATCCCCCGTATCTCGAG ATGATCGGGGAGGCAATCACGACGCTGAAGGAACGCACTGGATCAAGCCAATACGCTATCGGAAAGTTCATCGAAGATAAGCACAAGAACAAGCTTCCTCCCAACTTCGCCaagcttcttcttgttcggctcCGCAAGCTCACCGCCTCCGGCAAACTCACCAAGGTCAAGAACTCGTACAAGATCCCTTCGGCTTCCAAGACCCCCGCGGCCCCCGCCGCCGCTGTCGCTCCGGCGAAGCTGAAGTCGAAGCCGAAGCCAAAGCCAACTGTCGCGAAGATTAAGACTGCTGCAAAGCCGAAAGACAAGGCCAAGCCCAAGTCCGTAGCGGCTAAGCCGAAGTCGAAACCGAAGCCAGCTGCAGCCGCTAAGCCGAAGCCAGCAGCAGCTAAGCCGAAGCCGAAGGCAGCGCCTGCTGCCAAGGCAGCTGCCAAacccaaagcggccgctaaagtcACTAAGCCGAAGCCAAAGGCTCGCCCGGCTAAAGCCGCCAAAACCTCCGCCAAGGACACCCCGTCTAGAAAGGCTGTGGCTAAGCCGGCTTCTTCCAAGAAGGCTGCTGCGGCTCCGGTGGCTAAGAAGCCAAAAGCCGTGAAGCCGGTGGCAAAGTCTCCGGTCAAGAAGACTCCGGCGAGAAAGGCGAAGAAGTAG